The following proteins are encoded in a genomic region of Oreochromis aureus strain Israel breed Guangdong linkage group 8, ZZ_aureus, whole genome shotgun sequence:
- the LOC116327440 gene encoding zinc finger protein 503-like → MITSPTVSVLRNSTNPAWESGSSGEKGAVKISQLSVHNSVSPADPSRQASRLPIKVLKMLTARAGHILHPEYLQPLPSTPVSPIELDAKKSPLALLAQTCSQIGKPDPPSSSKLSSVTSNGSSDKEAKSGPLKMSDIGADDKSSFKPYSKSSEKKDSSSSLSGDKTSFRVPSATCQPFTPRTGSPGSCTSVSPLPSEGKAGDKEEKKESDSNKSTTTESNGSHGISGITSDGNQQQENTSGSKAVTSDSISVTSSSSSVLGSGLVAPVSPYKPGHTVFPLPPAGISYPGSLAGAYAGYPQPFLPPGMTLDPTKSSSQLLSAQFAAASSLGCSKAGTSPLAGASPPSLMSASLCRDPYCLSYHCTSHLSGASSANCAHDSAAAAAAASALKSGYPLMYPTHPLHGVHATTPSFSGHPLYPYGFMLPNDPLPHVCNWVSANGPCDKRFSSSEELLSHLRTHTAFAGTEKLISGYPGSSSLANAAAAAAMACHMHMPPNGSPSSPSTLALRGPHHPLGLSSRYHPYSKSPLPTPGAPVPVPAATGPYYSPYALYGQRLTTASALGYQ, encoded by the exons ATGATCACATCGCCCACGGTCTCTGTCCTGAGAAATAGCACAAATCCAGCGTGGGAGAGCGGCTCCTCGGGGGAGAAGGGAGCAGTGAAGATAAGCCAACTATCCGTCCACAACTCTGTCTCTCCCGCAGACCCTTCTCGACAAGCCAGTCGTCTTCCCATAAAGGTTTTGAAAATGCTTACGGCACGGGCAGGACACATTTTACACCCGGAGTACCTACAGCCGTTACCGTCCACTCCTGTCAGTCCCATCGAG CTGGATGCCAAGAAGAGTCCGCTGGCCCTTCTGGCCCAAACGTGCTCTCAAATCGGCAAACCGGATCCGCCGTCCTCCTCCAAGCTGTCCTCTGTAACCTCCAATGGATCTAGCGACAAGGAGGCCAAATCCGGCCCGCTGAAGATGAGCGACATCGGAGCCGACGACAAGTCGAGCTTCAAACCTTACTCAAAATCATCAGAGAAGAAGGACTCGAGCAGCAGCCTCAGTGGAGATAAAACCAGTTTCCGAGTGCCTAGCGCCACCTGCCAGCCGTTCACCCCCAGGACAGGCAGCCCCGGCTCCTGCACCTCCGTTTCTCCTCTGCCATCTGAAGGCAAAGCGGGGGacaaggaggaaaagaaggagtcTGATAGCAATAAAAGCACGACGACGGAGAGCAACGGCAGCCACGGGATAAGTGGAATTACCTCTGACGGCAACCAGCAGCAAGAAAACACATCTGGATCCAAGGCTGTTACATCAGACTCCATATCTGTAACCTCGTCATCCTCCTCCGTCCTCGGCTCCGGGCTGGTGGCCCCTGTCTCCCCCTATAAGCCCGGTCATACAGTTTTTCCTTTACCGCCTGCTGGTATTTCCTATCCTGGAAGTTTAGCCGGTGCATATGCGGGTTATCCGCAGCCGTTTCTCCCTCCTGGAATGACCCTTGACCCCACCAAATCCAGCAGCCAGCTTTTAAGCGCACAGTTTGCTGCTGCCAGCTCGCTGGGATGCAGCAAAGCGGGAACGAGCCCCTTGGCTGGAGCATCCCCTCCGTCTCTAATGTCTGCTAGTCTGTGTCGAGACCCCTACTGCCTGAGTTACCACTGCACGAGCCATTTGTCCGGCGCATCCAGCGCTAACTGCGCACATGACTCTGCGGCAGCTGCGGCAGCTGCCTCTGCGCTCAAGTCTGGATACCCGCTCATGTACCCGACGCACCCGTTACACGGCGTGCACGCCACGACCCCTTCTTTCAGCGGACATCCCTTATATCCTTATGGGTTTATGCTGCCCAACGACCCCCTGCCGCACGTGTGCAACTGGGTGTCGGCGAACGGACCTTGCGATAAGCGCTTTTCATCCTCCGAGGAGCTCCTCAGCCACTTGCGGACTCACACGGCCTTTGCCGGCACGGAGAAGTTGATATCTGGGTACCCGGGATCGTCTTCTCTTGCtaacgctgctgctgctgctgctatggCTTGTCACATGCACATGCCTCCAAACGGAAGCCCGAGCAGCCCGAGCACGCTGGCCCTCAGGGGCCCTCACCACCCCCTCGGACTCAGCAGTCGCTACCACCCGTATTCAAAGAGCCCCCTGCCCACTCCCGGGGCCCCGGTGCCCGTGCCCGCGGCTACCGGACCATATTACTCCCCGTACGCCTTGTATGGACAAAGACTGACGACAGCATCGGCCTTAGGATATCAGTAG